TTTGTCAATCCGGCTTGCTACCGCACCTTGCTGGTCTTTGTACTTGGCATCCTCACGGCGATTATAAGGACGAGCCGCCGGGCCGGAGAGCGGCTCAAAACTCAGTGCGCCGATTATCATGCCAGGGCGCAGCGCCAGCGGCAGCTTGCCGGAATTATAAAACTCCAGCACGATGCACCCCTGCCAGCCTGGGTCAATACGATGCGCCGTGACATGCACCATCAGGCCCAGGCGGGCCAGCGACGAGCGCCCATCGAGCCAGCCGACGAGGTCATCCGGCAACGTCACCGACTCCAGCGTCACGGCCAGTGCCAGTTCTCCAGGGTGCAGGAAAAAGGCCTCATTTTCTGCCAGCTTGATTTCGTCACTCATGACGCGATCCAGCGCAGCACTGACTTCATCTTTCGGCCCGCTGAGGTCAATAAACGGTGCCGTATGACCACTAAACACCCGAAATTGATTACCCAGCCGCACATCCACCGTCGCACCATTAATGCGCTCAATCGGTGGGCGGGGTGTAATCGTCAGCCGCCCATCATCCAGCCAGGCTTCAATATCGCGGTCACACAGTCTCATTGTTTTCTCCAGTCACATACGTGCAGGCAGCCAAACTGCCACAGGACGGCCAGAAATACCATTCTGCTCATCTGGATTTCGCGAGGCTCATTCCAGAAAGCGCAGGCTGGCTCATCGACGGCAGCGCGATGTCTTTATTCTGGCGGCACTGCAATCCTCTTTATCTAAATCAACAGTTACTCAAAGAACTGGCTGATCTTCGCCTTCAATATGTCGATGGCGATACGGTTTTTCCCACCTCGCGGCACAATAATGTCGGCATACTGCTTGGAAGGCTCAATAAACTGCAAAAACATCGGCCGTACCGTTTTTTTGTACTGCTCCATGACAGAATCCATAGAACGGCCACGCTCATTAACGTCACGGCGCATACGGCGCATCAAACAAATATCGAGCGGGGTATCAACAAAAATCGAGAAGTTCATTTCGCCACGTAACCGGGCGTCGGTCAGTAACAAAATCCCCTCCAGAATGATCACTTTTTTCGCCGCCAGTTGCACCGTTTCCTGCAGGCGGGTGTGTTCAACATAACTGTACTGTGGCAATGATATCGACTGACCGGCTTTGAGCATCTGAAGATGTTGTAGCAACAGGCTATGATCCATGGCGCTGGGGTGGTCATAGTTGGTTTTGACCCGCTCTTCCATGGTCAGGTGCGATTGATCCTTGTAGTAGCTGTCTTCAGGAATGACACCAATGTGTTCATCACCGACCTGATCGCGTAACTCGCGGTAGAGCGTACTGGCAATGAGACTTTTCCCTGAGGCAGACGCACCGGCAATTCCGATGATGACACACTGGCGAGACTTATCAGTCATGGTAATAAAGACCTGATTAAAAAATAAAAGGAGGGATGCACACCAGGCTGCCTGGACAGCAACCCACCGGCTAGGATCCGGGGACATCGCCATCGGCCTCGTTGATAAAACAGGGGGTTGAGCCTGAAGTGCATGGACGCGGCAATTATAGGGAGTAAGCCCGTTTCACGCCAGCATTACGACCGGTATCGCGGCGAAACCAGCGCGATAATACGCAGGATTTTTAGGTACAGCACAACGGCATCACGGATGCCACCCGCGGTGGCATCCGCCAACGGCGATTACAATGCGCGAAACGCGATTTCTGTCGGGATCACCTCACCCTGCCAGTAGAGCTGGGCCGCAACCCGGCCTGCCAGCTCGCGGTACAGTTGAGTGAACTCGCTGTCCGGCTGGCTGATGACCGTCGGTTCACCGCGATCGAGGTCTTCACGTAATGAGATGTGCAACGGCAACTGCCCTAACAGCGAACACTGGTATTTTTCCGCCAGTTTCTGCGCACCACCGGTACCGAAAATCGGCTCCAGATGACCGCAGTTGCTACAAATATGCACACTCATGTTCTCGACAATACCCAGCACCGGCACTTTTACCTTCTCAAACATCACGATGCCTTTCATCGCATCCACCAGCGCAATATCCTGCGGCGTGGTGACGACCACCGCGCCGGTGACCGGTACGTTTTGCGCCAGCGTCAGTTGAATGTCCCCGGTGCCCGGCGGCATGTCCAGTACCAGATAATCCAGCTCTGGCCATAAGGTATCTTGTAGTAGCTGTAGCAGTGCCTTGCTGGCCATCGGCCCACGCCACACCATCGCATTATCGTCAGTCACCAGATAACCGATAGAGTTGGTGGCAAGACCGTGCGCCATAATCGGTGCCATATGCTGCCCATCGGGTGACGTCGGCCGCTCATTGGCCGCACCCAGCATCGTCGGAATGGACGGGCCGTAAATATCCGCATCCAAAATGCCCACACTGGCACCCTCTGCCGCCAGCGCCAGCGCCAGATTAACGGCCGTACTGGATTTACCCACACCGCCTTTACCCGAACTCACCGCAACAATATTTTTGACACCGTTGATACCCGCCTGATTGTTGACACGGCGCAGCGTGGCAATCTGATGGGTTAAGCGCCACGCCACCTCATGAGCACCAGACAGGCGCAGCAGTTCCTCGCTCACCGTGTCTTTTAAATCAGCAAGTCCACTGAGCCAGGCAAACGGCATGGTCAGCTCAATATGCAACACACCATCCAGTAACGCGCAGTGATGCAATGCATTGAGCGCCGTCAGGTTATTCTTTAACGTCGGGTGTTTAAAAGAGGACAGCACACCATTCACCATGGCGCGCAACATCTCGGGGTTCTGCGCAGGGAGTTTATCGTTCATCCCGGCTCCTTGAGTTGATTTAGGGTCATTATAAAAACGCCCTAGCATAGCAGAACGCTTGTCACGGGGTGTATCACCGCACTCTTCTGGCGTGAAAAAATCCTCAGCAGCAGCCATCATGGCTACCCCGTCGCAACGCCGCACGTTGTGGCTTAGCGCGCCATCAGGAGCGCTGTGCAATAGATACGGTTCCGTCCCCGCATCGGTTTTATCGCCAGACGTTGCGCCACACGGTTTACGCATCAAGGCGCGATGGGGTAACATCACCGCTCCTTCTTAATTTATCCACCAATCAAAGCAAGTTCCCCACTATGACTCAAGTCGCAAAGAAAATTTTGGTAACGTGCGCGCTGCCGTATGCTAACGGCCCGATTCACTTAGGCCACATGCTTGAACACATTCAGGCAGATATTTGGGTTCGTTACCAGCGAATGCGCGGCCATCAGGTGCATTTCATCTGTGCAGATGACGCCCACGGTACGCCTATCATGCTCAAGGCACAGCAAATGGGGCTGGAACCAGAGCAGATGATTGCGGCGGTGAGTCAGGAACACCAGCAGGATTTCGCCGGTTTTAACATTAGCTATGACAACTATCACTCCACACACAGTGAGGAGAACCGGGAGCTGTCAGGGCTGATTTACCGTCGTCTGAAGGAGAACGGTTTTATCAAAAACCGTACCATTTCACAGCTGTTCGACCCGGAAAAGAGCATGTTCCTGCCGGATCGCTTTGTAAAAGGCACCTGCCCGAAATGTAAAACCCCGGACCAGTATGGCGATAACTGCGAGGTGTGTGGCGCAACCTACAGCCCGACCGAGCTTATCGAGCCGAAATCAGCGGTCTCTGGTGCCACTCCGGTGATGCGTGAGTCCGAGCACTTTTTCTTCGACCTGCCGGCATTTAGCGACATGCTGCAAAGCTGGACTCGCTCCGGCGCATTGCAGGAGCAGGTGGCCAACAAGATGCAGGAGTGGTTCGACGCCGGTCTTCAGCAGTGGGATATCACCCGTGATGCACCCTATTTCGGCTTTGAAGTGCCGGATGCGCCGGGTAAATATTTTTACGTCTGGCTGGATGCGCCGATAGGTTACATGGGGTCGTTCAAGAACCTGTGCGATAAACGTGGCGACCTCAGTTTTGACGAATTCTGGCGCAAAGACGCCAGCACTGAGTTGTATCATTTCATCGGTAAAGATATCGTCTACTTCCACAGCCTGTTCTGGCCTGCGATGCTGGAAGGCAGCGGTTTTCGCAAACCCACCAACCTGTTTGTACACGGCTATGTGACAGTCAACGGCGCGAAAATGTCAAAATCTCGCGGCACCTTCATCAAGGCTGACACCTATCTGAAACATCTTGATGCCGATTGCCTGCGTTATTACTACGCGGCCAAGCTCTCGTCACGCATTGATGATATCGACCTGAATCTGGAAGATTTCGTGCAGCGCGTCAACGCCGATATCGTCAATAAACTGGTTAATCTGGCCTCGCGCAACGCCGGGTTTATCAACAAGCGTTTTGACGGCAAACTGGCGGACTCACTGGCCGACAGCGCGTTGTATCAGACCTTTATCGATGCGGCACAAACCATCGCCGAGGCCTATGGCAGCCGTGAATCCGGCAAGGCGATTCGTGAAATCATGGCGCTGGCCGATCTCGCTAACCGCTATGTGGATGAACAAGCCCCGTGGGTCGTCGCCAAACAGGAAGGCCGTGATGCTGACCTGCAAGCCATCTGCTCGATGGGCATCCACCTGTTCCGCGTACTGATGACTTACCTCAAACCGGTATTGCCGTCGCTGGCAGAACGGGCCGAAGCCTTCCTGCGCACCGAGCTTTGCTGGGACTCGCTGGCACAGCCGTTGCTAAACCATCAGGTCGGTACGTTTAAAGCGCTGTTTAACCGCATCGACATCGCACAGATTCAGGGCATGGTGGCATCGTCCAAAGAAGACGCGGCCGCGGCAGCTAAACCAGTATCCGGCCCGCTGGCTGACAACCCGATTCAGGACACCATCGACTTTGCCGATTTCGACAAAGTCGATATGCGCGTTGCCTTGATCCAGAAAGCCGAACTGGTGGACGGTTCAGACAAGCTGCTGCGCCTGACGCTGGATTTGGGCGGACAGACCCGTCAGGTGTTCTCCGGCATCCGTGCCGCCTACCCGGACCCGGCGGCGCTGGAAGGCCGCCTCACGGTACTGGTGGCAAACCTTGCGCCGCGCAAAATGCGCTTTGGCGTGTCTGAAGGGATGGTGATGGCCGCTGGCCCCGGCGGCAAAGACATCTTCCTGTTAAGCCCTGACAGCGGCGCTCAGCCGGGGATGCAAATTAAGTAATCAACCGCCCCCTCAGGCCGGTCTTCCGCCCTGAGGGGGCGTTTTCTGTCTCTTATGTTAACGGCGTCTCCCTTCTCTCTTTTGCCCGTGTTGCCCAATCCTGTTCTACCTCACCGCCGATGTTTTTAAACAAAACGTTATAAGGTAAATCCAAACGGCATAACGCCCCCTCTTTGCAGCCTGCAACGTTACCCGTTATGATTTCTGTCACACTTAAAATAGACATCCAGACATAAAGATATCCACATAAAGCTATCTACAAAAAGATATCCATAAACCAGGCAACCCCTTTCACAACACCGAGGATTGATGATGAAAAAATTCCCTGTCGCTTTACTGGCACTCAGCCTGACGGCCTCTTTCACTACGCTTGCAACCGAAACCCCGGCTAGCGCCGCACC
This sequence is a window from Dickeya aquatica. Protein-coding genes within it:
- the dcd gene encoding dCTP deaminase — its product is MRLCDRDIEAWLDDGRLTITPRPPIERINGATVDVRLGNQFRVFSGHTAPFIDLSGPKDEVSAALDRVMSDEIKLAENEAFFLHPGELALAVTLESVTLPDDLVGWLDGRSSLARLGLMVHVTAHRIDPGWQGCIVLEFYNSGKLPLALRPGMIIGALSFEPLSGPAARPYNRREDAKYKDQQGAVASRIDKD
- the metG gene encoding methionine--tRNA ligase, which codes for MTQVAKKILVTCALPYANGPIHLGHMLEHIQADIWVRYQRMRGHQVHFICADDAHGTPIMLKAQQMGLEPEQMIAAVSQEHQQDFAGFNISYDNYHSTHSEENRELSGLIYRRLKENGFIKNRTISQLFDPEKSMFLPDRFVKGTCPKCKTPDQYGDNCEVCGATYSPTELIEPKSAVSGATPVMRESEHFFFDLPAFSDMLQSWTRSGALQEQVANKMQEWFDAGLQQWDITRDAPYFGFEVPDAPGKYFYVWLDAPIGYMGSFKNLCDKRGDLSFDEFWRKDASTELYHFIGKDIVYFHSLFWPAMLEGSGFRKPTNLFVHGYVTVNGAKMSKSRGTFIKADTYLKHLDADCLRYYYAAKLSSRIDDIDLNLEDFVQRVNADIVNKLVNLASRNAGFINKRFDGKLADSLADSALYQTFIDAAQTIAEAYGSRESGKAIREIMALADLANRYVDEQAPWVVAKQEGRDADLQAICSMGIHLFRVLMTYLKPVLPSLAERAEAFLRTELCWDSLAQPLLNHQVGTFKALFNRIDIAQIQGMVASSKEDAAAAAKPVSGPLADNPIQDTIDFADFDKVDMRVALIQKAELVDGSDKLLRLTLDLGGQTRQVFSGIRAAYPDPAALEGRLTVLVANLAPRKMRFGVSEGMVMAAGPGGKDIFLLSPDSGAQPGMQIK
- the udk gene encoding uridine kinase, translating into MTDKSRQCVIIGIAGASASGKSLIASTLYRELRDQVGDEHIGVIPEDSYYKDQSHLTMEERVKTNYDHPSAMDHSLLLQHLQMLKAGQSISLPQYSYVEHTRLQETVQLAAKKVIILEGILLLTDARLRGEMNFSIFVDTPLDICLMRRMRRDVNERGRSMDSVMEQYKKTVRPMFLQFIEPSKQYADIIVPRGGKNRIAIDILKAKISQFFE
- the apbC gene encoding iron-sulfur cluster carrier protein ApbC: MNDKLPAQNPEMLRAMVNGVLSSFKHPTLKNNLTALNALHHCALLDGVLHIELTMPFAWLSGLADLKDTVSEELLRLSGAHEVAWRLTHQIATLRRVNNQAGINGVKNIVAVSSGKGGVGKSSTAVNLALALAAEGASVGILDADIYGPSIPTMLGAANERPTSPDGQHMAPIMAHGLATNSIGYLVTDDNAMVWRGPMASKALLQLLQDTLWPELDYLVLDMPPGTGDIQLTLAQNVPVTGAVVVTTPQDIALVDAMKGIVMFEKVKVPVLGIVENMSVHICSNCGHLEPIFGTGGAQKLAEKYQCSLLGQLPLHISLREDLDRGEPTVISQPDSEFTQLYRELAGRVAAQLYWQGEVIPTEIAFRAL